One window of the Candidatus Eremiobacteraceae bacterium genome contains the following:
- a CDS encoding DUF2277 domain-containing protein, with protein sequence MCRNIKTLHNFAPPATNDEIRAASIQFVRKLSGFAHPSKANEAAFEHAVEHVTDAARELLASLVTNAPPRDREIEAAKARERGRQRFGRAPSTRSA encoded by the coding sequence ATGTGCAGGAACATCAAGACGCTTCACAATTTCGCGCCGCCGGCGACGAACGACGAGATCCGGGCGGCCTCGATCCAATTCGTGCGAAAGCTGAGCGGCTTCGCGCATCCGTCGAAAGCGAACGAGGCGGCCTTCGAACACGCGGTCGAACACGTGACAGATGCAGCCCGCGAATTGCTCGCATCGCTGGTGACGAACGCGCCGCCGCGCGATCGCGAGATCGAGGCGGCGAAAGCGAGAGAACGCGGGCGCCAACGCTTCGGTCGCGCGCCGTCGACGCGATCCGCCTAG
- a CDS encoding AAA family ATPase yields the protein MIGRSIRCRTFVGRRKELAELDDARKWLSKSSGSFVLVTGEAGIGKTRLLNEFLGLAHARRARNVVNTECLQRAQQPLGPVRALVRALVQLVALADMPPPVLRALVQVMPEELPRDLVDEHARFALEKDQLFASLLAFLKLICAKRATLLTIEDIHWSDESTIDFLSYLVNRMESMRLLVVATCRADELERDERLLASMSQMFRARCIRRVILDPLPSAEIRAVVDGTLDGRGTLPEPIIRDIEQRSEGNPFFAEELVKHYVERGSPIRPASNLPLSIRASIAQRLVVLTPDERAIISCAAVLGQRFDPALLAIVVDREPGAIVPTLRKAQDLDLITDDGQRRLSVRFRHALTRQTIYDSVPAFEARSLHLKILVTLEADHDSDTYVEERAYHAWAAGDAAKTVRYNERAGEAAFSLRALPEALTCFQRALASSSNPDDEARILGRIGAIERVQGHSQAARDVLEAALAIRLERKEVDAAASLVASIAGQRYNVGDHGALAYAESFLAECGPSIGSQARDNLIVVAARIACALCDFHAAERLLEAMSDPEALAPGARQNYLIVQLMRHSHSGEATEWKRSAAQVDSLLPQLAPESVVAVEAALAMTGIYLGVNEHVEMALDRAERVERDWGFRGQRLYALATKAEYLFQRGRIDEARMCVDEVARNQDFRPARRVGALVAARISAASGDAALWNRFDAEVLREARDKLEDPDCVYILGSYAALRAATGDLDAARADLRAAIASVAIAAPEAMYIMLDAVRLLDLDQLTPVRRLIEKRVDSTLPTLSANAKLGAAIIAARQGRTDEAVSLASDAAALYAGLGWPMLEARALEVCGQTEAARAIYLSHGATADARRLADSAAPMNEAVADALSSREREVAELVARGLRNSEIAKRLSIGNKTVEKHLASVFGKLGVRSRSEVVAHMAASRDRAAN from the coding sequence ATGATCGGGCGCTCGATCCGGTGCCGGACATTCGTCGGGCGGCGCAAAGAGCTCGCCGAGCTCGACGACGCCCGCAAGTGGCTTTCGAAGAGCAGCGGCTCGTTCGTTTTGGTCACGGGTGAAGCCGGAATCGGCAAGACGCGCCTGCTCAACGAGTTCCTCGGCTTAGCGCACGCCCGGCGCGCGAGGAACGTCGTCAATACCGAGTGTCTGCAACGCGCACAGCAGCCGCTCGGGCCGGTACGCGCGCTCGTGCGTGCGCTCGTACAGCTCGTCGCGCTCGCCGATATGCCGCCTCCGGTCCTGCGCGCCCTCGTCCAGGTCATGCCCGAAGAATTGCCGCGCGATCTCGTCGACGAGCACGCGCGGTTCGCGCTCGAAAAGGACCAGCTCTTCGCATCGCTTCTCGCGTTTCTCAAACTCATCTGCGCGAAGCGCGCGACGCTCTTGACGATCGAGGACATCCATTGGTCGGACGAGTCGACGATCGACTTCCTCTCGTACCTCGTCAATCGCATGGAGTCGATGCGACTGCTCGTCGTCGCGACGTGCCGCGCCGACGAGCTCGAGCGAGACGAGCGACTGCTCGCGTCGATGTCGCAGATGTTCCGTGCTCGGTGCATCCGCCGCGTCATCCTCGACCCGTTGCCGTCGGCCGAGATCAGGGCCGTGGTCGACGGAACGCTCGATGGGCGCGGTACGCTGCCCGAGCCGATCATCCGCGACATCGAACAGCGCAGCGAGGGCAACCCGTTCTTCGCCGAAGAGCTCGTCAAGCATTACGTCGAGCGGGGTTCGCCTATCCGGCCGGCCTCAAACCTTCCCCTGTCTATTCGCGCGAGTATCGCGCAGCGTCTCGTCGTGTTGACGCCGGACGAGCGGGCCATCATCTCGTGCGCCGCGGTGCTCGGCCAGCGCTTCGATCCCGCGCTGCTCGCCATCGTCGTGGATCGCGAACCCGGAGCGATCGTTCCGACGTTGCGCAAGGCGCAGGACCTCGATCTCATCACCGATGACGGCCAGAGGCGGCTCAGCGTGCGGTTCCGACACGCGCTGACGCGCCAGACGATCTACGACAGCGTTCCGGCGTTCGAAGCGCGATCGCTTCACCTGAAGATCCTCGTCACGCTCGAAGCGGATCACGACTCTGACACCTACGTCGAGGAACGCGCGTACCACGCGTGGGCCGCCGGCGACGCGGCGAAGACCGTGCGCTACAACGAGCGCGCCGGCGAGGCGGCGTTCTCGCTGCGCGCGTTGCCCGAGGCCCTGACCTGTTTCCAGCGTGCGTTGGCGTCGTCGAGCAATCCGGACGATGAGGCTCGTATCCTTGGCCGCATCGGCGCGATCGAACGCGTCCAGGGGCACTCGCAGGCGGCACGCGACGTCCTCGAAGCGGCGCTCGCGATCCGGTTGGAACGCAAGGAAGTCGATGCCGCCGCTTCGCTCGTCGCGAGCATCGCCGGGCAACGTTATAATGTCGGGGATCACGGAGCGCTCGCGTACGCTGAAAGCTTTCTCGCCGAGTGCGGGCCCTCGATCGGGTCGCAGGCGCGCGACAATCTCATCGTCGTCGCGGCTCGCATCGCATGCGCTCTCTGCGACTTTCACGCGGCCGAGCGGCTCCTCGAAGCGATGTCAGACCCCGAAGCGCTCGCACCCGGTGCGCGCCAGAACTACCTCATCGTGCAGCTCATGCGACACTCCCATTCCGGCGAAGCCACGGAATGGAAACGGTCGGCGGCACAGGTCGACTCGCTGCTCCCCCAACTCGCTCCTGAGTCCGTCGTCGCCGTCGAGGCGGCACTCGCGATGACCGGCATTTATCTCGGCGTGAACGAACACGTCGAGATGGCGCTCGATCGTGCAGAACGGGTCGAGCGCGACTGGGGCTTCCGTGGCCAGCGCCTCTATGCGCTCGCGACGAAGGCCGAGTATCTGTTCCAGCGCGGACGTATCGACGAGGCTCGGATGTGCGTCGATGAAGTCGCCCGAAATCAGGATTTTCGGCCAGCGCGCCGCGTCGGAGCGCTCGTCGCCGCACGCATCTCGGCCGCGTCGGGAGATGCTGCGTTGTGGAACCGTTTTGACGCTGAGGTCCTTCGCGAAGCTCGCGACAAACTCGAAGATCCGGACTGCGTCTATATCCTCGGTTCCTATGCCGCGCTTCGCGCGGCGACCGGCGATCTCGATGCAGCCCGGGCCGATCTGCGAGCTGCGATCGCATCTGTCGCGATCGCAGCGCCGGAAGCGATGTACATCATGCTGGACGCGGTGCGCCTGCTCGATCTCGATCAGCTCACGCCGGTTCGCCGCCTCATCGAGAAACGAGTCGACTCCACCCTCCCGACACTCAGCGCGAATGCCAAGCTGGGCGCGGCGATCATCGCGGCGCGGCAAGGTCGCACCGACGAGGCAGTATCGCTCGCCTCCGATGCGGCCGCGCTCTATGCGGGTCTGGGCTGGCCCATGCTCGAGGCGCGGGCGCTCGAGGTCTGCGGTCAGACGGAAGCTGCGCGCGCGATCTATCTAAGCCACGGCGCCACCGCCGATGCGCGCCGGCTCGCTGATTCGGCCGCCCCCATGAACGAAGCAGTCGCTGATGCGCTATCGTCGCGCGAACGCGAAGTCGCCGAACTCGTCGCACGCGGTTTGCGAAATTCCGAAATCGCCAAGCGCTTGAGCATCGGCAATAAGACCGTCGAAAAGCACCTCGCCTCGGTGTTCGGGAAACTCGGGGTGCGGTCGCGTTCCGAGGTTGTCGCGCACATGGCCGCTTCGCGCGACCGGGCCGCGAACTGA